One segment of Pseudobythopirellula maris DNA contains the following:
- a CDS encoding molybdopterin oxidoreductase family protein, whose translation MSTAPTQQTEPTGVAEKLRCIVHNPIGGSLTRDLLRTPGEFGLGQVPAKIKPDATTTMVCGYCSTGCGLKIHLKEGEAVNLSPTTEYPVNLGMACPKGWEALSVLDAPDRATTPLLRGPTGELEPAAWDVALNEFCDNFKRIQSESGPGSVAFLSTGQLVTEEMALLGSLAKFGMGMLHGDGNTRQCMATAATAYKQSFGYDAPPYTYQDFEESDVMVLVGSNLCVAHPIMWERVCRNPHAPKIIVVDPRRTETAVSATEHLAIKPKSDLAFFYSVAHVLIREGWVDRGYVDAHTADYDGFAEFVQAFTPERAAQASGIAVETIEALSRTIHEGQRVSFWWTMGVNQNYEGTRIAQALINLALMTGNIGRPGTGANSITGQCNAMGSRLWSNTTGLLGGRYFTNEGDRQHVAGVLGIPVEKIPTEDSWPYHQIMEGIREGKIRGLWILCTNTAHSWIHQSDARELLGKLDFLVVQDMYHTTETAQLADLVLPAAGWGEKEGTFINSERRFGVVKKVRKAPGEALSDFSILRLIAEAWGCGEMFKEWTTPEAAFKIIQRLSAGLPSDITGVEDYADLDRAGGAQWPCTEKAVDVDQQRRLFADGRFCHQDGRARFLWEEPRPMPEPPDKEFPYLLLTGRGAASQWHTQTRTSKSAVLRKLYPQKPYVEIGAQDARREGFRTGDRVALTSRRGRIEVGVTVSPTMMPGQLFIPMHYDVTNQLTLAHFDPYSHQPSYKDCAVSIEKAAK comes from the coding sequence ATGAGCACCGCGCCTACCCAGCAGACCGAACCGACCGGCGTCGCCGAGAAGCTGCGCTGCATCGTGCACAACCCGATCGGCGGCTCGCTGACGCGAGACCTGTTACGCACGCCGGGCGAGTTCGGCCTCGGTCAGGTGCCGGCCAAGATCAAGCCCGACGCCACCACGACGATGGTCTGCGGCTACTGCTCGACGGGCTGCGGGCTGAAGATCCACCTGAAGGAGGGCGAGGCGGTCAACCTGTCACCCACGACCGAGTACCCGGTGAACCTCGGCATGGCCTGCCCCAAGGGCTGGGAGGCGCTCTCCGTGCTCGACGCGCCGGACCGCGCGACCACGCCGCTGTTGCGAGGCCCCACCGGCGAACTCGAGCCGGCCGCCTGGGACGTCGCGCTCAACGAATTCTGTGACAACTTCAAGCGGATCCAGTCCGAGAGCGGGCCGGGATCGGTCGCCTTTCTCAGCACCGGGCAATTGGTCACCGAGGAGATGGCCCTGCTCGGCAGCCTCGCCAAGTTCGGCATGGGCATGCTGCACGGCGACGGCAACACGCGCCAGTGCATGGCTACCGCCGCTACGGCCTACAAGCAGTCGTTCGGCTACGACGCCCCGCCGTACACCTACCAGGACTTCGAGGAGTCCGACGTGATGGTGCTGGTGGGCTCGAACCTCTGCGTCGCCCACCCGATCATGTGGGAGCGTGTCTGCCGCAACCCACACGCCCCGAAGATCATCGTCGTCGATCCGCGTCGGACCGAGACCGCCGTCTCGGCGACCGAGCACTTGGCGATCAAACCCAAGAGCGACCTGGCGTTCTTCTACTCGGTGGCCCACGTCCTGATCCGCGAGGGCTGGGTCGACCGCGGCTACGTCGACGCCCATACGGCTGACTACGACGGCTTCGCCGAGTTCGTCCAGGCGTTCACGCCCGAGCGCGCCGCCCAGGCGAGCGGCATCGCGGTCGAGACGATCGAAGCCCTCTCTCGCACGATCCACGAGGGGCAACGGGTGTCGTTCTGGTGGACGATGGGCGTCAACCAGAACTACGAGGGGACCCGCATCGCCCAGGCGCTGATCAACCTGGCGCTGATGACCGGCAACATCGGCCGCCCCGGCACGGGCGCCAACAGCATCACCGGCCAGTGCAACGCGATGGGCTCGCGGCTGTGGAGCAACACCACCGGGTTGCTCGGTGGCCGTTACTTCACGAACGAGGGCGACCGCCAGCACGTGGCCGGCGTGCTCGGCATCCCGGTCGAGAAAATCCCCACCGAGGACAGCTGGCCCTACCACCAGATCATGGAGGGGATCCGCGAGGGCAAGATCCGCGGCCTGTGGATCCTCTGCACCAACACGGCCCACTCCTGGATCCACCAAAGCGACGCCCGGGAGCTGTTGGGAAAGCTCGACTTCTTAGTGGTCCAAGACATGTACCACACGACCGAGACTGCCCAGTTGGCCGACCTCGTGCTGCCCGCCGCCGGCTGGGGCGAGAAGGAGGGGACCTTCATCAACAGCGAGCGCCGGTTCGGCGTGGTCAAGAAGGTCCGCAAGGCGCCGGGCGAGGCGCTCAGCGACTTCTCGATCCTGCGGCTCATCGCCGAGGCGTGGGGCTGCGGCGAGATGTTCAAGGAGTGGACCACGCCCGAAGCCGCTTTCAAGATCATCCAGCGACTCTCGGCCGGTCTGCCAAGCGACATCACGGGCGTAGAAGACTACGCCGACCTCGACCGCGCGGGCGGCGCCCAGTGGCCCTGCACCGAGAAGGCCGTGGATGTCGATCAGCAACGCCGGCTGTTCGCCGACGGGCGGTTCTGTCACCAAGACGGCCGGGCCCGCTTCCTGTGGGAGGAGCCGCGGCCGATGCCCGAGCCGCCGGACAAGGAGTTTCCTTACCTCTTGCTCACCGGCCGCGGCGCCGCCTCGCAGTGGCACACCCAAACGCGCACCAGCAAGTCGGCCGTGCTGCGCAAGCTCTACCCGCAGAAGCCGTACGTCGAGATCGGCGCCCAAGACGCCAGGCGAGAGGGCTTCCGGACCGGAGACCGCGTGGCGCTCACGTCGCGGCGGGGGCGGATCGAGGTCGGCGTGACGGTCTCGCCCACCATGATGCCCGGCCAGCTGTTCATCCCCATGCACTACGACGTGACCAACCAGCTGACCCTGGCGCACTTCGACCCCTACTCGCACCAACCCTCTTACAAAGACTGCGCGGTCAGCATCGAGAAGGCGGCGAAATGA
- a CDS encoding DmsC/YnfH family molybdoenzyme membrane anchor subunit, whose translation MPPETLTADPPPPHAGNGHSGVVVNGAPTVRSLLDEQQRMTPVERFADAHEAGVAPAQSKYYRDLIPLTAPGEGEQYAFDVDLDACSGCKACVSACHHLNGLEEGETWRWVGQLNDFGSQSGAAAATGALPIIQHITTACHHCVDPGCLAGCPTNAYEKDPVTGVVRHLDDQCFGCQYCTMACPYEVPQYSESKGIVRKCDMCHDRLAEGEAPACVQACPNQAIRISVVSVEESKRVGLEGEWLPGTPPSDFTKPTTVYRSKRPMSATAIGADRGVVEPQHAHWPLLVMLVLTQASVGGVALTALARWLAADSSPWFETASFALATGMGLAGLGLAPLHLGRPLYAFRAILGWRHSWLSREALVFGGFAPAAIAATLLAALPLVPSAWTEPVLAWVPVPVSWLRAPTELSAIAVGAAGVFCSAMIYIFTRRVLWSHAMTFLKFGLTPLTLGGSATLATWCVTQAVRDQAVGVVGPMLALLVATASVIKLLQDAWLMLWLVKPDHPLAMSAGLMVGPMRVQTALRFACSALGGLVLTLGAATIGGVPGATLACMALAAVFAGEIAERYLYFSAVVPLRMPGGIKS comes from the coding sequence ATGCCCCCCGAAACGCTCACCGCCGATCCGCCACCTCCGCACGCCGGCAACGGCCACAGCGGCGTTGTGGTCAATGGCGCGCCAACGGTGCGGTCGCTGCTCGATGAGCAGCAGCGGATGACACCCGTGGAGCGGTTCGCCGACGCGCACGAGGCGGGCGTCGCCCCGGCCCAGTCAAAGTACTACCGCGACCTGATCCCGCTCACGGCCCCCGGAGAGGGCGAGCAATACGCGTTCGACGTCGACCTCGACGCGTGCAGCGGCTGCAAGGCGTGTGTGAGCGCGTGCCACCACCTCAACGGGCTGGAGGAGGGCGAGACCTGGCGTTGGGTCGGGCAGCTTAACGACTTTGGCTCGCAATCGGGCGCCGCAGCAGCGACGGGCGCGCTGCCGATCATCCAGCACATCACGACGGCGTGTCACCACTGCGTCGACCCGGGTTGTCTGGCCGGCTGCCCGACGAACGCCTACGAAAAAGACCCGGTCACCGGCGTGGTGCGCCACCTCGACGACCAATGCTTCGGCTGCCAGTACTGCACGATGGCGTGCCCTTACGAGGTGCCGCAGTACAGCGAGTCGAAGGGCATCGTCCGCAAGTGCGACATGTGCCACGACCGGCTCGCAGAGGGCGAGGCGCCGGCCTGTGTGCAGGCTTGCCCGAACCAGGCGATCCGCATCTCGGTGGTGAGCGTCGAGGAATCGAAGCGGGTGGGGCTCGAGGGGGAGTGGCTCCCCGGCACGCCGCCTTCGGACTTCACGAAGCCGACGACCGTCTATCGAAGCAAGAGGCCGATGTCGGCCACGGCGATCGGCGCCGACCGCGGCGTCGTTGAGCCGCAGCACGCCCACTGGCCGCTGTTGGTGATGCTCGTTCTAACACAAGCGTCGGTCGGCGGGGTGGCGCTCACCGCGCTCGCGCGTTGGCTCGCCGCTGATTCTTCGCCGTGGTTCGAGACCGCCTCGTTCGCCCTGGCCACCGGCATGGGCCTGGCGGGTCTCGGGTTGGCGCCGCTGCACCTGGGCCGGCCGCTGTACGCCTTCCGGGCGATCCTCGGCTGGCGCCACTCGTGGCTCAGCCGCGAGGCGCTCGTGTTCGGCGGCTTCGCCCCGGCGGCGATCGCCGCCACGCTGCTCGCCGCGCTGCCGCTCGTGCCGAGCGCGTGGACCGAGCCGGTGCTGGCCTGGGTCCCCGTTCCGGTCAGCTGGCTGCGGGCGCCCACGGAGCTCTCCGCCATCGCCGTCGGCGCCGCGGGCGTGTTCTGCTCGGCCATGATCTACATCTTTACCCGTCGCGTCCTTTGGAGCCACGCCATGACCTTCCTCAAGTTCGGTCTCACGCCGCTCACGCTCGGCGGCAGCGCCACGCTCGCCACCTGGTGCGTCACCCAGGCCGTCCGTGACCAGGCGGTCGGTGTGGTTGGCCCCATGCTCGCTCTGCTCGTGGCGACCGCTTCGGTGATCAAGCTGTTGCAAGACGCCTGGCTCATGCTTTGGCTGGTGAAGCCCGATCACCCGCTGGCGATGTCGGCCGGCCTGATGGTCGGGCCGATGCGCGTGCAAACCGCCCTGCGGTTCGCCTGCTCCGCCCTGGGCGGCTTGGTGCTCACTCTGGGCGCCGCCACGATCGGCGGCGTGCCCGGGGCGACCTTGGCCTGCATGGCGTTGGCGGCGGTCTTCGCCGGTGAGATCGCCGAGCGTTACCTGTACTTCTCCGCGGTCGTTCCCCTCAGGATGCCCGGCGGGATCAAGTCATGA
- a CDS encoding GAF domain-containing protein — protein sequence MTTYGGITIMDETATQPTLGGAARELAPVVEVWRPTESGDRLEWASGSYGPHQALQAESATITFAPGEGLPGMAWADRSPVLLDNLFQAGFVRDHTAREAGLTSGIAIPCLSGERLHGVVVFLCDHNSNAQGAFEVWRRNDRDELSLENGYHANLERFGKVSQYVKFPRGAGLPGKTREARFPQLIGNVGASKEFMRAAGAKAEGLASALSLPIMRGTLDIDSVVLMLSAAKTPIAHCFEIWAPAEGSSPTGTVWRLASGVYGPFVDLGPPSATMRLAPGQGLVGRAAQTGAPLVSTRLPDFEPGRGDQLGEYGLNTGVALPFYQGERIAAIVTMIR from the coding sequence ATGACGACTTACGGCGGAATCACGATCATGGACGAGACGGCCACCCAACCTACGCTGGGCGGTGCCGCGCGTGAGCTGGCCCCGGTGGTCGAAGTGTGGCGACCGACCGAAAGCGGAGATCGGCTCGAATGGGCCAGCGGCTCTTACGGGCCGCACCAAGCGTTGCAGGCCGAGAGCGCGACGATCACCTTCGCCCCCGGAGAAGGCCTGCCCGGCATGGCGTGGGCCGATCGCTCACCGGTGCTGCTCGACAACCTGTTCCAAGCCGGCTTTGTACGCGACCACACTGCCCGCGAGGCGGGTCTCACCAGCGGCATCGCTATCCCGTGCCTCAGCGGCGAGCGGCTGCACGGCGTGGTCGTTTTTCTCTGCGACCACAATTCGAATGCGCAGGGCGCTTTCGAGGTGTGGCGTCGCAACGACCGCGACGAGCTGAGCCTCGAAAACGGTTATCACGCCAATCTCGAACGTTTCGGCAAAGTGAGCCAGTACGTCAAGTTCCCGCGCGGCGCCGGGCTGCCTGGCAAGACGCGGGAAGCTCGCTTCCCGCAGTTGATCGGCAACGTTGGCGCGTCGAAAGAATTTATGCGCGCCGCCGGCGCCAAGGCCGAGGGGCTCGCCTCGGCCTTGAGCCTGCCGATCATGCGTGGAACGCTCGACATCGACTCGGTCGTGCTGATGCTCTCGGCCGCCAAGACGCCCATCGCCCATTGCTTCGAGATCTGGGCGCCAGCCGAAGGGTCATCGCCCACCGGCACGGTGTGGCGATTGGCGAGCGGCGTGTATGGGCCGTTCGTCGACCTGGGGCCCCCAAGCGCGACGATGCGGCTAGCGCCGGGGCAGGGGCTCGTAGGCCGAGCCGCCCAGACCGGGGCGCCGCTCGTATCGACGCGGCTGCCCGATTTCGAGCCGGGACGCGGCGACCAGCTCGGCGAGTACGGGCTGAACACCGGCGTCGCCTTGCCGTTCTACCAAGGCGAGCGTATCGCCGCGATCGTCACGATGATCCGCTAA
- a CDS encoding ABC transporter ATP-binding protein, with amino-acid sequence MSNTNDNRYVEIFNLTKAYPNPYADDVVVVDGFDLIMRKGEVVSVIGHSGCGKSTVLTMVAGLNETSGGSIAVAGREISGPGPDRAVVFQSPCLLPWLTSLENVLLGVDQVYPHGTKAERRQICEHYLAAVGLADSMNKYPREMSGGMQQRVGIARAIALKPRMLLLDEPFGRLDSLTRMDLQDVIIDILNRERITTMIITHDVDEAIYMSDRVCMMTSGPAAKVGQLLDLPFERPRVRSEVLEHPMYYDLRGSLVSFLEQQDHSGDDSSNDDGTMHVFQAMTTTTHELPAREIARENKETPLAAAV; translated from the coding sequence ATGTCTAACACAAACGACAACCGATACGTCGAGATCTTCAATCTCACCAAGGCGTACCCCAACCCGTACGCCGACGACGTGGTGGTGGTCGATGGCTTCGACCTGATCATGCGTAAGGGCGAGGTTGTGAGCGTCATCGGCCACTCGGGGTGTGGCAAGAGCACGGTGCTGACGATGGTCGCTGGTCTCAATGAGACCTCGGGCGGCAGCATCGCCGTGGCGGGGCGCGAGATCTCGGGCCCCGGGCCTGACCGAGCGGTTGTGTTCCAGTCGCCCTGCCTCCTGCCGTGGCTCACGTCGCTCGAGAACGTGCTGCTGGGCGTCGACCAGGTCTACCCGCACGGCACGAAGGCGGAACGTCGTCAGATCTGCGAGCACTACCTGGCCGCCGTGGGGCTCGCCGACTCGATGAACAAGTACCCGCGTGAGATGTCCGGCGGCATGCAGCAGCGCGTCGGCATCGCCCGGGCGATCGCGCTGAAGCCGCGGATGCTGCTGCTCGACGAGCCGTTCGGCCGGCTCGACTCGCTCACGCGGATGGACCTGCAAGACGTGATCATTGACATCCTCAACCGCGAGCGGATCACCACCATGATCATCACGCACGACGTCGATGAGGCGATCTACATGTCGGACCGTGTCTGCATGATGACCAGCGGCCCGGCCGCCAAGGTGGGTCAGCTGCTCGACCTGCCGTTCGAGCGTCCCCGCGTGCGGAGCGAGGTGCTCGAGCACCCGATGTACTACGACCTGCGCGGCAGTCTCGTGTCGTTCCTCGAGCAGCAAGACCACAGCGGCGACGATTCGAGCAACGACGATGGCACGATGCATGTGTTCCAGGCGATGACCACGACCACGCACGAACTGCCGGCGAGAGAGATCGCCCGCGAGAACAAAGAGACGCCGCTGGCGGCGGCCGTTTGA
- a CDS encoding ABC transporter ATP-binding protein produces the protein MSYLELDNVNFGFGPPSNRYEVLEGANLSVDENEFVAVIGFSGSGKSTLISLLAGLEKPDSGEVRIGGAVVSKPGPDKGIVFQNYSLLPWLSVVGNIELAVKQVFPDKSGAERRNYLQHYIDMVSLTGSESKLPSELSGGMRQRLSLARTLAMQPEVLLLDEPLSALDALTRAVLQDEIIRIWEEDKRTVVMITNDVDEAVLMADRIVPLTPGPSSYLGQDFPVTLPRPRDRATLNFNPEFKRLRNDVTNYMLRINSEAKQLVIRPETPLPDLEPVLPGEPVHLVG, from the coding sequence ATGTCCTACCTCGAACTCGACAACGTGAACTTCGGCTTCGGCCCTCCTTCCAACCGATACGAGGTGTTGGAGGGGGCCAACCTGTCGGTCGATGAGAACGAGTTCGTCGCGGTGATCGGCTTCTCGGGCAGCGGCAAGAGCACGCTGATCTCGCTCCTGGCCGGGCTGGAGAAGCCCGACTCGGGCGAGGTTCGGATCGGCGGCGCGGTCGTCAGCAAGCCGGGGCCCGACAAGGGGATCGTGTTCCAGAACTACTCGTTGCTGCCGTGGCTCTCGGTGGTGGGCAACATCGAACTGGCGGTGAAGCAGGTCTTCCCCGACAAGTCGGGCGCCGAACGCCGCAACTACCTGCAGCATTACATCGACATGGTCAGCCTGACCGGCTCGGAGAGCAAGCTGCCGAGCGAGCTGTCGGGCGGCATGCGGCAACGGCTCTCGCTGGCACGCACGTTGGCGATGCAGCCCGAGGTGCTGCTGCTCGACGAGCCGCTCTCGGCGCTCGACGCGCTCACCCGCGCGGTGCTGCAGGACGAGATCATCCGCATCTGGGAAGAAGACAAACGGACGGTGGTGATGATCACCAACGACGTCGACGAGGCGGTGCTGATGGCCGACCGCATCGTGCCGCTCACCCCGGGGCCGAGTTCGTACCTGGGACAAGACTTCCCGGTGACGCTCCCCCGGCCGCGTGACCGCGCGACGCTCAACTTCAACCCCGAATTCAAGCGCCTGCGCAACGACGTGACGAACTACATGCTGCGGATCAACAGCGAGGCCAAGCAACTCGTGATCCGGCCCGAGACACCGCTGCCCGACCTCGAGCCGGTGCTGCCGGGCGAGCCGGTGCATCTTGTGGGCTGA
- a CDS encoding ABC transporter permease, producing the protein MKYKLIKAIDIAGLNFLTPVVLLCYGEERDKQIKKIGQYIVVPLLAIAAFVLAWFFVSERIQTKAGKLPNPVETWQSASSIWAFHRRENDKQAAFNLTGAAREKKLAEVEERLAALESVEQEADQAVTEAKAEAAEALAVKIDPIRERLEETEARFDQQEAAREAQLETAAAAAADGDQTARDAYVVLVREHRLKNDEAKEALRVIKDEESLVRGYKDPVVERALARQTAVAEERQYLGKMRDQLTRANRETKVAKEEARLEAAQAKLYAADPDGLYKAATGVVRSADRIERIDESAYAKPATVPYQIKRSVLCVFTGFLIGSAIAIPIGVLCGLSKTFMAAMTPFIALFKPVSPIVWLPVALIIVGGFIPDPDKNPLMQWLWDLPWLGQYQINPAFIASAITVALCSLWATMVNTAFGVASVDKDHINVARVLRLGFWDRLLKIVLPSALPLVFAGLRISLGVGWMVLIAAELLSSSEGLGKFVWDQFNNGASDSFAKMVVVVFIVGVIGLALDRMMIVFQRLVSFDGAPTAI; encoded by the coding sequence ATGAAATACAAGCTGATCAAGGCGATCGACATCGCCGGACTGAACTTCCTCACGCCGGTGGTGCTGCTGTGCTACGGCGAGGAGCGTGACAAGCAGATCAAGAAGATCGGCCAGTACATCGTCGTGCCGCTGCTCGCGATCGCGGCTTTCGTTCTAGCCTGGTTCTTCGTGTCGGAGCGGATCCAAACCAAAGCGGGCAAGCTGCCCAACCCGGTCGAGACCTGGCAATCGGCAAGCTCAATCTGGGCCTTTCACCGTCGGGAGAATGACAAGCAAGCGGCGTTCAATCTCACCGGCGCAGCCCGCGAGAAGAAGCTGGCTGAGGTCGAAGAACGGCTTGCCGCCCTGGAGTCGGTTGAGCAAGAGGCGGATCAGGCGGTAACCGAGGCTAAGGCCGAAGCGGCCGAGGCGCTCGCCGTGAAGATCGATCCGATCCGAGAGCGTCTTGAAGAGACCGAAGCCCGATTCGACCAGCAAGAAGCCGCTCGTGAGGCTCAGCTAGAAACGGCCGCCGCGGCTGCCGCCGACGGCGACCAAACGGCTCGCGACGCCTACGTCGTGCTGGTGCGTGAACACCGTCTTAAAAACGACGAGGCGAAAGAAGCGCTGCGCGTGATCAAAGACGAGGAGTCGCTCGTCCGCGGCTACAAAGACCCGGTGGTCGAGCGAGCCCTGGCCCGGCAGACGGCCGTGGCCGAGGAACGGCAGTATCTGGGCAAGATGCGCGACCAACTCACCCGTGCGAACCGCGAGACGAAAGTCGCCAAGGAAGAGGCCCGACTCGAGGCGGCCCAGGCGAAGCTCTACGCCGCCGACCCCGACGGGCTGTACAAGGCAGCCACCGGCGTGGTTCGCAGCGCCGACCGCATCGAGCGGATCGACGAGTCGGCCTACGCCAAGCCGGCGACCGTGCCGTACCAGATCAAGCGCTCCGTGCTCTGCGTGTTCACAGGGTTTTTGATCGGCTCGGCGATCGCGATCCCGATCGGCGTTCTGTGCGGGTTATCCAAGACCTTCATGGCGGCGATGACGCCGTTCATCGCGTTGTTCAAACCGGTCTCGCCGATCGTCTGGCTGCCGGTGGCGCTGATCATCGTCGGCGGTTTCATCCCCGACCCCGACAAGAACCCGCTGATGCAGTGGCTGTGGGACCTGCCGTGGTTGGGGCAGTACCAGATCAACCCGGCGTTCATCGCCTCGGCGATCACCGTGGCGCTCTGCTCGCTGTGGGCCACAATGGTCAACACGGCGTTCGGCGTGGCGAGCGTCGACAAGGACCACATCAACGTCGCCCGCGTGCTGCGACTGGGGTTCTGGGACCGGCTGCTGAAGATCGTGTTGCCCTCGGCGTTGCCGCTGGTGTTCGCGGGTCTGCGGATCTCGTTGGGCGTCGGCTGGATGGTGCTGATCGCCGCCGAACTGCTGAGTTCGAGCGAGGGCCTCGGCAAGTTCGTGTGGGACCAATTCAACAATGGCGCCAGCGACTCGTTCGCCAAGATGGTCGTGGTGGTGTTCATCGTCGGCGTGATCGGCTTGGCTCTCGACCGGATGATGATCGTGTTCCAACGGTTAGTGAGCTTTGACGGCGCGCCGACGGCGATCTAG
- a CDS encoding CmpA/NrtA family ABC transporter substrate-binding protein: MLALGVCTNGVQALAEKNLLDVEKDELKFGFIKLTDCAPIVIAKEKGFFEEEGLQVEVIAQPNWKTLLDNVINGELDGAHMLSGQPIAATIGFGTKAHVITAFTMDLNGNGVTVSNSIWEQMQENDPDLDTDEPEHPISADALKPIVDEKLDEGEKLQMGMVFPVSTHNYELRYWLAAAGIHPGMYTKSDIGGRTDADVELSVTPPPMMPATLESGNIQGYCVGEPWNQAAVDKGIGVPVVTNYEIWKNNPEKVFGVTQDWADENPQTHLAVVKALILAGKWLDETDDEGNLVNREEAARILSRPDYVGANYDVIKNSMTGYFFFQKTDKVAMPDFNVFFKYHATYPWYSDGVWFLTQMRRWGQITDPKPASWYDETAREVYKPEVYLEAAQILIDEGLAEESDFPFGADGYKPPTNEFIDGVSYDGKKPIEYLNSHAIGNKD; the protein is encoded by the coding sequence ATCCTCGCCCTGGGGGTTTGCACAAATGGCGTGCAGGCGCTCGCCGAGAAGAACCTGCTCGACGTCGAGAAGGACGAACTGAAGTTCGGCTTCATCAAGCTCACCGACTGCGCCCCGATCGTCATCGCTAAAGAAAAGGGGTTCTTCGAAGAGGAAGGCCTGCAGGTCGAGGTGATTGCGCAGCCGAACTGGAAGACGCTGCTCGACAACGTGATCAACGGCGAGTTGGACGGCGCCCACATGCTCAGCGGCCAGCCGATCGCCGCCACGATCGGCTTTGGCACCAAGGCCCACGTGATCACCGCCTTCACGATGGACCTGAACGGCAACGGCGTCACCGTGTCGAACTCCATCTGGGAGCAGATGCAGGAGAACGACCCTGACCTCGACACGGACGAGCCGGAGCACCCGATCTCTGCCGACGCGCTGAAGCCGATCGTCGACGAGAAGCTCGACGAGGGGGAGAAACTGCAGATGGGGATGGTGTTCCCCGTTTCGACGCACAACTACGAGCTGCGTTACTGGCTGGCGGCCGCCGGCATCCACCCCGGCATGTACACCAAGAGCGACATCGGCGGTCGCACCGACGCCGACGTCGAGCTCTCTGTCACGCCGCCTCCGATGATGCCGGCCACACTCGAGTCGGGCAACATCCAGGGCTACTGCGTCGGCGAGCCGTGGAACCAAGCCGCGGTCGACAAGGGGATCGGCGTGCCGGTGGTCACGAACTACGAGATCTGGAAGAACAACCCCGAGAAGGTGTTCGGCGTCACCCAGGACTGGGCCGACGAGAACCCGCAGACACACCTGGCGGTCGTCAAAGCGTTGATCCTGGCGGGCAAATGGCTCGACGAGACCGACGACGAGGGGAATCTCGTCAACCGCGAGGAGGCGGCCCGCATCTTGTCGCGGCCCGACTACGTGGGCGCCAACTACGACGTGATCAAGAACTCGATGACCGGGTACTTCTTCTTCCAGAAGACCGACAAGGTGGCGATGCCCGACTTCAACGTCTTCTTCAAATACCACGCAACGTACCCGTGGTATTCAGACGGCGTTTGGTTCCTCACGCAGATGCGCCGCTGGGGCCAGATCACCGACCCCAAGCCCGCCTCGTGGTACGACGAGACCGCCAGAGAAGTCTACAAGCCCGAGGTTTACCTCGAGGCGGCCCAGATCCTGATCGACGAGGGGCTCGCCGAGGAAAGCGACTTCCCGTTTGGCGCAGACGGCTACAAGCCGCCCACCAACGAGTTCATCGACGGCGTCTCGTACGACGGCAAGAAGCCGATCGAGTACCTGAACTCGCACGCCATCGGCAACAAGGACTGA